Proteins co-encoded in one Arachis hypogaea cultivar Tifrunner chromosome 11, arahy.Tifrunner.gnm2.J5K5, whole genome shotgun sequence genomic window:
- the LOC112721705 gene encoding uncharacterized protein gives MTMDRFSNTLFLSNDIWVTLTVKVASNSIQNLCSLRITCKAARDAGDADIVHRSVSIPPRHATPWWWSRDTEAMRFFDRCMAARHPELLFREALRELFIRRNQDVGFQMLNSATSRGHKAAKYALSMTLLLDDKSS, from the coding sequence ATGACAATGGACCGTTTCTCAAATACCCTCTTCCTTTCGAACGACATTTGGGTTACATTAACCGTTAAAGTTGCGTCAAACTCCATTCAGAACCTCTGCAGTCTTAGAATAACCTGCAAGGCTGCACGGGATGCAGGAGACGCGGATATTGTTCACCGCAGTGTTTCTATACCGCCACGACATGCAACGCCATGGTGGTGGAGCCGCGACACCGAGGCAATGAGATTCTTTGACCGCTGCATGGCCGCTAGGCATCCAGAGCTTCTGTTTCGTGAGGCGCTTCGGGAACTCTTCATCAGACGTAACCAAGACGTTGGCTTCCAAATGCTGAATAGTGCAACAAGCAGAGGCCATAAAGCAGCCAAATATGCACTCTCGATGACGTTGctgcttgatgacaagtcatcttag